A region of Ochotona princeps isolate mOchPri1 chromosome 9, mOchPri1.hap1, whole genome shotgun sequence DNA encodes the following proteins:
- the MRPL13 gene encoding large ribosomal subunit protein uL13m isoform X2 gives MSSFSKASQQWATFARMWYLLDGKMQPPGKLAALASMKLQGLHKPIYHQLSDCGDHVVIMNTRHIAFSGNKWEQKVYSSHTGYPGGFRQVTAAELHQRDPVANIPEDILKNLVEELPQPRKVPKRLDEYTQEEIEAFPRVWSPPEDYRIK, from the exons ATGTCGAGTTTCTCTAAGGCGTCCCAG caatgggCCACTTTTGCCCGAATGTGGTATCTCTTGGATGGGAAAATGCAGCCGCCTGGAAAACTTGCCGCCCTCGCGTCGATGAAGCTCCAAGGACTCCACAAGCCTATATACCATCAACTGA GTGACTGTGGCGATCATGTTGTCATAATGAACACAAGACACATTGCATTTTCTGGAAACAAGTGGGAGCAGAAAGTATACTCCTCACACACTGG CTACCCAGGTGGATTTAGACAAGTAACAGCAGCAGAGCTTCACCAGCGGGATCCAGTGGCA AATATTCCAGAAGATATTCTGAAAAATTTAGTGGAAGAACTTCCTCAGCCACGCAAAGTACCTAAACGTCTTGATGAATACacacaagaagaaatagaggCTTTCCCAAGAGTATGGTCTCC
- the MRPL13 gene encoding large ribosomal subunit protein uL13m isoform X1 gives MSSFSKASQQWATFARMWYLLDGKMQPPGKLAALASMKLQGLHKPIYHQLSDCGDHVVIMNTRHIAFSGNKWEQKVYSSHTGYPGGFRQVTAAELHQRDPVAIVKLAIYGMLPKNLHRRTMMQRLHLFPDDNIPEDILKNLVEELPQPRKVPKRLDEYTQEEIEAFPRVWSPPEDYRIK, from the exons ATGTCGAGTTTCTCTAAGGCGTCCCAG caatgggCCACTTTTGCCCGAATGTGGTATCTCTTGGATGGGAAAATGCAGCCGCCTGGAAAACTTGCCGCCCTCGCGTCGATGAAGCTCCAAGGACTCCACAAGCCTATATACCATCAACTGA GTGACTGTGGCGATCATGTTGTCATAATGAACACAAGACACATTGCATTTTCTGGAAACAAGTGGGAGCAGAAAGTATACTCCTCACACACTGG CTACCCAGGTGGATTTAGACAAGTAACAGCAGCAGAGCTTCACCAGCGGGATCCAGTGGCA ATTGTAAAATTGGCCATTTATGGCATGCTGCCCAAGAACCTTCACAGAAGAACAATGATGCAACGACTACATCTTTTTCCCGATGAT AATATTCCAGAAGATATTCTGAAAAATTTAGTGGAAGAACTTCCTCAGCCACGCAAAGTACCTAAACGTCTTGATGAATACacacaagaagaaatagaggCTTTCCCAAGAGTATGGTCTCC